A region from the Muribaculum gordoncarteri genome encodes:
- the nuoH gene encoding NADH-quinone oxidoreductase subunit NuoH, whose amino-acid sequence MYDLSKGADWLNQFLTTYMSPWLAVVVECVIIGVVLLLAYALLALFYIYFERKVCAAFQCRLGPNRVGPFGIFQSVADMFKILIKELISLNHIDKFLFALAPYLVIIASMLCFAVLPWGKGIQVIDFNIGIFFLVAVSSIGVLGILLAGWSSNNKFTLIGALRSGAQMISYELSIGLSVITMVAFAGSMSISDIVNQQQDLWFIFSGHIPAIIAFIIYLIAGTAETNRGPFDLPEAESELTAGYHTEYSGIHFGFFYLAEYLNLFIVAGVASLLFFGGWMPLHIPGWDAFNHVMDFIPSIVWFLIKAIALSFVIIWFKWTFPRLRIDQLLSLEWKYLLPINLANLVLMVVVICYGLHF is encoded by the coding sequence ATGTACGATTTATCAAAAGGAGCCGACTGGCTCAACCAGTTTCTCACGACCTATATGTCGCCATGGCTTGCGGTCGTAGTGGAATGTGTCATCATAGGAGTGGTTTTACTCTTGGCTTACGCCCTGCTCGCTCTTTTCTACATCTACTTCGAGCGTAAGGTGTGTGCCGCTTTCCAGTGCCGTCTTGGCCCGAACCGCGTAGGTCCCTTCGGAATATTCCAGAGTGTTGCCGATATGTTCAAGATTCTCATCAAGGAGCTCATATCGCTCAACCACATCGACAAGTTCCTCTTCGCGCTCGCGCCCTACCTTGTAATCATTGCTTCGATGCTCTGCTTCGCAGTGCTTCCGTGGGGCAAAGGCATTCAGGTCATTGACTTCAACATCGGTATATTCTTCCTGGTTGCCGTGTCGTCGATAGGCGTGCTCGGTATACTTCTTGCCGGATGGTCGAGTAACAATAAGTTCACACTCATCGGCGCCCTCCGTTCAGGAGCCCAGATGATAAGCTACGAGCTCTCAATCGGCTTGTCGGTAATCACGATGGTGGCTTTTGCCGGCTCGATGTCAATCTCCGATATCGTGAATCAGCAGCAGGATCTCTGGTTCATCTTCTCGGGACACATACCCGCAATCATCGCATTTATCATCTACCTCATAGCAGGAACGGCCGAAACCAACCGTGGCCCGTTTGACCTTCCCGAGGCCGAGAGTGAGTTGACTGCAGGTTACCACACCGAATATTCAGGTATCCATTTCGGATTCTTTTATTTGGCCGAGTACTTGAACCTTTTCATCGTCGCAGGTGTTGCTTCATTGTTGTTCTTTGGAGGCTGGATGCCCCTCCACATCCCCGGATGGGACGCATTCAACCATGTTATGGACTTCATTCCGTCCATAGTGTGGTTCCTCATTAAGGCAATAGCTCTTTCATTTGTGATAATATGGTTCAAGTGGACATTCCCGCGCCTTCGCATCGACCAGCTCTTGTCATTGGAGTGGAAATATTTGCTTCCCATCAATTTGGCTAACCTCGTACTTATGGTAGTGGTAATCTGCTATGGATTGCACTTCTGA
- the atpD gene encoding F0F1 ATP synthase subunit beta yields MSDKFGTVTQVIGPVVDVTFEGKDNVIPPIYTALKVDRPDGSTLILEVEQHIGEDTVRCVAMESTDGLQRGVRVDNLGRPIAVPTGDQVKGRLLNVIGEAIDHLAPLKRDNLRPIHQPAPPFDDLTIGTEILYTGIKVIDLLEPYSKGGKIGLFGGAGVGKTVLIMELINNIAKGHNGFSVFTGVGERTREGNDLLREMIESGVMKYGEKFREGMEKGEWNLADVNMDDVANSQATLVFGQMNEPPGARLRVALSGLTVAEQFRDQDGGGKEILLFIDNIFRFTQAGSEVSALLGRMPSAVGYQPTLASEMGALQERITSTKQGSITSVQAIYVPADDLTDPAPATTFSFLDATTVLSRKIAELGIYPAVDPLESTSRILDPHIIGEDHYQTAQAVKQLLQKYNELQDIIAILGVDELSDEDKLVVARARRAQRFLSQPFFVAEQFTGLPGVMVPLSETIRGFKMILSGEMDEYPEQAFLNVGTIDEAIEKGKKMLAEVK; encoded by the coding sequence ATGAGCGATAAATTCGGAACAGTGACTCAGGTTATCGGCCCCGTGGTCGATGTTACCTTCGAGGGAAAGGACAATGTGATTCCTCCCATTTATACCGCGCTCAAGGTTGACCGCCCCGACGGTTCCACTCTTATTCTTGAAGTGGAGCAGCACATCGGAGAGGACACTGTGCGTTGTGTGGCAATGGAAAGTACCGACGGATTGCAGCGAGGTGTACGTGTTGACAACCTCGGCCGTCCGATTGCGGTGCCCACCGGCGATCAGGTTAAGGGACGACTCCTTAACGTTATCGGTGAAGCCATCGACCACCTTGCGCCTTTGAAGCGCGACAATCTGCGTCCGATTCACCAGCCGGCTCCTCCGTTTGACGACCTCACTATAGGCACCGAGATACTCTATACCGGTATAAAGGTGATTGACCTTCTTGAGCCCTATAGCAAAGGTGGTAAAATCGGTCTGTTCGGTGGCGCCGGTGTGGGCAAGACAGTGCTCATCATGGAGCTTATCAACAACATCGCCAAGGGTCACAACGGATTCTCGGTATTCACCGGAGTGGGAGAGCGTACTCGTGAGGGTAACGACCTCCTGCGTGAGATGATCGAGAGCGGCGTTATGAAGTATGGCGAAAAGTTCCGCGAAGGAATGGAGAAAGGCGAGTGGAATCTTGCTGATGTCAACATGGACGATGTGGCAAATTCTCAGGCTACGCTCGTGTTCGGTCAGATGAACGAGCCACCGGGTGCGCGTCTTCGTGTTGCCCTTTCAGGTCTTACGGTTGCTGAGCAGTTCCGCGACCAGGACGGAGGCGGTAAGGAGATTCTGCTGTTCATCGACAACATATTCCGTTTTACCCAGGCAGGTTCCGAGGTTTCGGCTCTTCTTGGCCGTATGCCTTCGGCTGTGGGTTATCAGCCTACGCTTGCATCGGAGATGGGTGCCCTTCAGGAGCGCATCACCTCGACCAAGCAGGGCTCAATCACTTCGGTTCAGGCCATCTACGTGCCTGCCGACGACTTGACCGACCCAGCGCCCGCCACCACATTCAGCTTCCTTGATGCCACCACGGTGCTCAGCCGTAAGATTGCCGAGCTTGGTATATATCCCGCTGTTGACCCGCTGGAGTCGACTTCGCGTATCCTCGACCCCCACATCATCGGCGAGGACCACTACCAGACTGCACAGGCTGTAAAGCAGCTGCTCCAGAAGTACAACGAGCTTCAGGACATCATCGCCATCCTCGGTGTCGACGAACTTTCGGATGAGGACAAGCTTGTTGTTGCACGCGCTCGCCGCGCACAGCGATTCCTCTCTCAGCCCTTCTTCGTGGCCGAGCAGTTTACCGGCCTTCCCGGCGTGATGGTGCCGCTTAGCGAAACAATCCGCGGATTCAAGATGATTCTGAGCGGTGAGATGGACGAATACCCCGAACAGGCATTCCTTAACGTTGGCACAATCGACGAGGCCATCGAAAAGGGTAAGAAGATGCTTGCCGAGGTGAAATAA
- the atpC gene encoding ATP synthase F1 subunit epsilon: MILKVISAQDILFQGEVDSVTLPGTEGEFTVLRNHASLISTLEPGTVTYHHDGRSGEVQVNGGIVDVDNNVVSVCIY; encoded by the coding sequence ATGATACTCAAGGTTATATCGGCACAAGACATTCTCTTTCAGGGTGAGGTTGACAGCGTGACGCTTCCCGGAACCGAAGGAGAGTTCACCGTATTGCGCAATCATGCGTCACTGATCTCCACGCTCGAACCCGGCACCGTCACCTATCATCACGACGGACGAAGCGGCGAGGTGCAGGTCAACGGCGGAATCGTCGATGTCGATAACAATGTAGTGTCAGTGTGCATTTATTGA
- the atpB gene encoding F0F1 ATP synthase subunit A: MKRIVFLLSLICLVIASPLCMSAEDNAEEKVEKKINPKEIIFEHLGDGYGWEVPFSHDLRIPLPVIVRDYEGHWHCFSSSRIQHGKEYDGFRLGGKDSKWHNKLVGMKPVTQPDGKVVMEEYRPWDISITKNVLAIFISVFIVMWMVLKVAAWYRSAGYKAPRKFTGAIEAMIEFIYKGVIKPTLGEQAPRFAPYLLTVFFFILVMNLLGLIVIFPGGANLTGNIAVTLVLSVITFLIVNIFGTKHYWKEIFWPDVPLWLKFPIPIMPVIELFGIFTKPAALTVRLFANMMGGHIIVIVLTLLIFILAVMGPVVTGATTVVSILFSIFMLLIDVLVSFVQAYVFTMLSTLFIALAQEKGHEEHKTPETKTNK; the protein is encoded by the coding sequence ATGAAGCGTATTGTTTTCTTACTGTCGCTTATATGCCTGGTGATTGCATCGCCGTTGTGCATGTCGGCCGAAGATAACGCCGAGGAGAAAGTCGAGAAGAAAATCAACCCCAAGGAGATTATCTTCGAGCACCTCGGTGACGGTTATGGGTGGGAAGTCCCTTTCTCCCATGACCTGCGTATACCCCTGCCTGTGATAGTGCGCGACTATGAAGGTCATTGGCACTGTTTCAGCTCAAGCCGCATTCAGCACGGCAAGGAGTATGACGGATTCCGGCTCGGCGGTAAGGACAGCAAGTGGCACAATAAGCTCGTGGGGATGAAGCCTGTGACTCAGCCCGACGGCAAGGTGGTGATGGAAGAGTATCGTCCTTGGGACATCTCCATAACCAAGAATGTGCTCGCAATCTTCATCTCGGTATTTATCGTAATGTGGATGGTGCTGAAGGTGGCCGCATGGTATCGCTCGGCCGGCTACAAGGCGCCCCGCAAGTTCACCGGCGCAATCGAGGCTATGATAGAGTTCATCTACAAGGGTGTCATCAAGCCCACCCTCGGAGAGCAGGCACCGCGTTTCGCGCCCTATCTGCTCACGGTGTTCTTCTTCATCCTCGTCATGAATCTGCTGGGATTGATCGTCATCTTCCCCGGCGGCGCCAACCTTACCGGCAACATTGCCGTTACGCTCGTGTTGTCGGTGATAACATTCCTGATTGTAAACATATTCGGAACAAAGCACTACTGGAAGGAGATATTCTGGCCCGATGTTCCGCTGTGGCTGAAGTTCCCGATTCCCATCATGCCCGTAATCGAGCTCTTCGGAATCTTCACCAAGCCGGCGGCTCTGACTGTGCGTCTGTTTGCCAACATGATGGGCGGACACATAATCGTCATCGTGCTCACCCTGTTGATCTTCATCCTTGCCGTCATGGGACCTGTGGTTACCGGCGCAACGACCGTGGTTTCGATTCTGTTCTCCATATTCATGTTGCTCATCGACGTGCTGGTGAGCTTCGTACAAGCCTACGTGTTCACGATGCTGTCGACGCTGTTTATAGCGCTCGCACAGGAGAAGGGACATGAAGAACATAAAACCCCTGAAACAAAAACAAACAAATAA
- the atpE gene encoding ATP synthase F0 subunit C, translated as MLAMILAAIEGTLGIGACIGAAIAAIGAGIGIGKIGASAMEAIARQPEATGDIRSNMIVIAALVEGVALFAVIVCLLSFFL; from the coding sequence ATGTTAGCAATGATTTTAGCAGCCATCGAAGGCACATTGGGAATTGGCGCATGTATCGGCGCAGCTATCGCAGCAATCGGTGCAGGTATTGGTATCGGTAAAATCGGTGCATCAGCCATGGAAGCTATCGCTCGCCAGCCCGAAGCTACCGGCGACATCCGCAGTAACATGATTGTGATTGCAGCTCTTGTCGAAGGTGTTGCCCTGTTTGCGGTTATCGTCTGCCTGCTCTCGTTCTTCCTCTAA
- the atpF gene encoding F0F1 ATP synthase subunit B: MELFTPEFGLIFWMFVAFAVLFFILAKWGWPAIMKSVEGRADLIDKGVEYAQNAKEQLDHAREEADKYIDEARKQQAEMLREADRMKTQIIEEARAAASKEAQKVMDAARISIEQSRKEAELRFRDEVSSFALDIATKVVRKQMADEKAQTQLVNSLLDEIENKN, encoded by the coding sequence ATGGAACTTTTCACGCCTGAATTCGGCCTGATATTCTGGATGTTTGTCGCCTTCGCGGTACTGTTCTTTATACTCGCAAAATGGGGGTGGCCGGCTATCATGAAGAGTGTCGAAGGCCGTGCCGACCTTATCGACAAGGGTGTGGAGTACGCTCAAAATGCAAAGGAGCAGCTTGACCATGCCCGTGAAGAGGCCGACAAATACATAGACGAAGCTCGCAAGCAGCAAGCTGAAATGCTACGCGAAGCCGACCGCATGAAGACTCAGATTATTGAGGAAGCACGCGCCGCTGCTTCAAAGGAAGCTCAAAAGGTGATGGATGCCGCAAGGATTTCCATCGAGCAGTCGCGTAAAGAGGCTGAACTGCGCTTCCGCGATGAGGTCAGCTCATTTGCCCTCGACATTGCCACCAAAGTGGTGCGCAAGCAAATGGCCGATGAGAAGGCCCAGACCCAATTAGTGAACTCACTGTTGGATGAAATTGAAAATAAAAACTAA
- a CDS encoding F0F1 ATP synthase subunit delta produces the protein MNQGLIPSRYAKALYKFAVEKGKADRVYVLMKNLEAAFAAQPRLQEVMNNPYIAVDDKTRLLMTAAKAEKTDSCYVDFLKLLVENKRIDFSRGIAIAYLDIYREENNIYLVKLITADDLPQTEIDKLHDLVKRHLNGASMEFSRTVDPELIGGFVININSERLDASISNELKQLRLKLLSN, from the coding sequence ATGAACCAAGGTCTTATTCCATCTCGTTACGCCAAGGCGCTGTACAAGTTTGCCGTTGAAAAAGGCAAAGCCGACAGGGTCTATGTGCTGATGAAAAATCTGGAGGCGGCTTTTGCCGCACAGCCTCGACTGCAGGAGGTGATGAACAATCCCTACATCGCCGTCGACGATAAGACCCGTCTGTTGATGACTGCGGCAAAGGCCGAGAAGACCGACAGTTGCTATGTCGACTTCCTGAAGCTTCTTGTCGAAAACAAGCGCATCGATTTTTCGAGAGGCATCGCTATCGCTTATCTCGACATATATCGTGAGGAAAACAACATCTACCTCGTGAAGCTGATTACTGCAGACGACCTGCCGCAGACCGAGATTGACAAGCTGCACGATCTCGTGAAGCGTCATCTCAACGGGGCTTCGATGGAGTTCTCGCGCACTGTCGACCCGGAGCTGATTGGCGGATTTGTCATAAACATCAACTCCGAGCGCCTCGATGCATCAATCAGTAACGAACTCAAGCAATTGCGTCTTAAACTATTAAGCAACTAA
- the atpA gene encoding F0F1 ATP synthase subunit alpha: protein MINPSEISEVLKQQLENVNNKVSFEEVGTVLEVGDGVAHVYGLENVRANELVEFENGVKGVAMNLEESNVGVILLNNIDRVTENMTVRRTGEIASIPVGEGLLGRVINVLGEPIDGAGPISGDLYRMPLERKAPGVIFRQPVKQPLQTGIKAVDSMVPIGRGQRELIIGDRQIGKTAIAIDTIINQRKNYEDGKPVYCIYVAIGQKASSVAALVQTLRDNGALPYTVVVAANASDSAAMRYYSPFAGVAIGEFFRDTGRDALIVYDDLSKQAVSYREISLILKRPSGREAYPGDIFYLHSRLLERAAKIIDNQEVAAAMNDLPEVLKDKVKGGGSLTALPIIETQAGDVSAYIPTNVISITDGQIFLETALFNRGIRPAINVGISVSRVGGNAQIKSMKKVAGTLKIDQAQFRELESFTKFGGDIDPVTARVIDKGRKNEQLLIQPQYSPMAVEEEVAIIFCGTKGLLENVPLEKVSEFEKLFLQLIRAKYQKEVLDVIKAGQLTDDVVEKLTECAKEIASRYK from the coding sequence ATGATTAACCCAAGCGAAATATCGGAAGTATTAAAGCAACAACTTGAGAATGTCAACAACAAGGTGTCATTCGAGGAAGTTGGAACGGTCCTTGAGGTAGGTGACGGTGTCGCCCATGTCTATGGACTTGAGAATGTACGCGCCAACGAGCTTGTAGAGTTTGAAAACGGCGTCAAGGGTGTTGCCATGAACCTTGAGGAGAGCAATGTCGGTGTGATTTTGCTTAACAACATTGACCGCGTGACTGAAAATATGACCGTCCGTCGCACCGGCGAGATTGCTTCAATCCCCGTCGGCGAAGGCCTCTTGGGTCGCGTAATCAATGTGTTGGGTGAACCGATTGACGGTGCCGGCCCCATATCGGGCGACCTCTACCGCATGCCCTTGGAGCGAAAGGCCCCCGGAGTTATATTCCGTCAGCCTGTAAAGCAGCCGCTGCAGACCGGTATCAAGGCCGTAGACTCGATGGTGCCTATAGGCCGCGGACAGCGTGAGTTGATTATCGGCGACCGTCAGATAGGTAAGACCGCAATCGCTATCGACACTATAATCAATCAGCGCAAGAACTACGAGGACGGAAAGCCCGTCTATTGTATATATGTCGCTATAGGACAGAAGGCATCGTCGGTGGCCGCACTTGTGCAGACTCTCCGCGACAACGGTGCGCTTCCCTATACCGTAGTCGTGGCCGCCAATGCGTCCGACTCGGCTGCGATGCGCTACTACTCTCCCTTTGCGGGTGTTGCTATCGGTGAGTTCTTCCGCGACACCGGCCGTGACGCGCTCATCGTCTACGACGACCTCTCGAAGCAGGCCGTGTCCTACCGCGAGATTTCGTTGATTCTTAAGCGTCCTTCGGGTCGTGAAGCCTATCCGGGTGATATCTTCTACCTCCATTCGCGTCTTCTTGAGCGCGCCGCCAAGATTATCGACAATCAGGAAGTGGCCGCTGCCATGAACGACCTCCCCGAGGTACTGAAGGACAAGGTGAAGGGTGGTGGTTCGCTGACCGCACTTCCTATCATCGAAACTCAGGCAGGCGACGTGTCGGCCTACATCCCCACCAACGTGATTTCAATCACCGACGGACAGATATTCCTTGAAACGGCTCTGTTCAACCGTGGTATCCGTCCCGCCATCAACGTGGGTATATCGGTTTCTCGTGTGGGTGGTAACGCTCAGATCAAATCGATGAAGAAGGTAGCCGGTACGCTGAAAATCGACCAGGCACAGTTCCGTGAGTTGGAGTCGTTCACCAAGTTTGGCGGCGACATCGACCCCGTTACAGCCCGCGTCATCGACAAAGGCCGCAAGAATGAGCAGCTCCTTATCCAGCCTCAGTACAGCCCTATGGCCGTTGAGGAGGAAGTGGCTATAATATTCTGCGGAACAAAGGGATTGCTCGAGAATGTACCGCTTGAGAAGGTTTCAGAATTTGAAAAACTCTTCTTGCAGTTGATTCGCGCAAAATATCAGAAGGAAGTGCTCGATGTCATCAAGGCCGGTCAGCTGACCGACGATGTTGTCGAAAAACTCACTGAATGCGCCAAGGAGATTGCAAGCCGCTATAAATAA
- the atpG gene encoding ATP synthase F1 subunit gamma, whose protein sequence is MATLRELKGRIGSVKSSEKITGAMKMISSAKMHKAEQALKRLLPFRGQIQTIIGNLLSADAEFSSPLIENREVKRIGIVVFGSDDGLCGAYNMNVFKGLLQKLHSMREKHGQDVDFVIYPVGGKMFKAARRLSGAHIEVRQLVEVNSKSSGKEIRNFTFSLQQEYLDGNIDLLEIIYMSYKSVSRQILRAEQLLPVAQETLTDNSITVQCRPYIFEPDANAIFTSVLPLFVLAVMQETFTENQASEQAARVMAMQSANDNAKKLLDQLQLEYNKLRQQAITSELLDILGGQVK, encoded by the coding sequence ATGGCAACATTACGCGAACTTAAAGGAAGAATCGGCTCGGTGAAGTCATCTGAAAAGATCACCGGAGCCATGAAGATGATTTCATCGGCAAAGATGCACAAGGCCGAGCAGGCCCTCAAGCGTCTTCTGCCCTTCCGCGGACAGATACAGACTATCATCGGCAATCTGCTTTCGGCCGATGCCGAGTTCTCGTCGCCGTTAATCGAGAATCGCGAAGTGAAGCGCATCGGTATTGTCGTATTCGGTTCCGACGACGGTCTTTGCGGTGCCTACAACATGAATGTCTTCAAGGGACTGCTTCAGAAGTTGCACTCCATGCGTGAAAAGCACGGTCAGGATGTGGACTTCGTGATATATCCCGTAGGAGGCAAGATGTTCAAGGCCGCCCGCCGCCTGTCAGGCGCCCACATCGAGGTTCGACAGCTTGTCGAGGTCAACTCCAAGAGCTCGGGGAAGGAGATACGCAACTTCACCTTCTCCCTGCAGCAGGAGTATCTTGACGGCAATATCGACCTGCTCGAAATAATCTACATGAGCTACAAGAGCGTGAGTCGTCAGATTCTGCGCGCCGAGCAGTTGCTCCCCGTGGCTCAGGAAACACTGACCGACAACTCCATCACCGTGCAGTGTCGGCCCTACATTTTCGAGCCCGATGCCAACGCCATCTTCACCTCGGTATTGCCACTCTTCGTGCTTGCCGTGATGCAGGAAACGTTTACCGAAAACCAGGCCTCCGAGCAGGCCGCGCGTGTCATGGCGATGCAGAGCGCCAACGACAACGCGAAGAAGCTGCTTGATCAGCTGCAGCTCGAATACAACAAGCTCCGTCAGCAGGCCATCACCTCCGAGTTGCTCGACATTCTCGGCGGTCAGGTCAAGTGA